A section of the Deltaproteobacteria bacterium genome encodes:
- the murD gene encoding UDP-N-acetylmuramoyl-L-alanine--D-glutamate ligase: protein MELKGKKVLVVGLARTGAATARFLARQGVRLKISEAKPAKEVEAARKALQNLPVEWELGGHTIQFFGEVDLIVVSPGVPMDIEPLMQARAKGIQVISEMELAFQFLRRPLIGITGTNGKTTTTTLIGEMLRASGRKAFVGGNIGNPLIEYVGGPQEEEWVVAEISSFQLEGIVDFRPHISVLLNITEDHLDRYPNFQEYIQAKGKVFQNQGKNDYALLNADDPLTFQFAHRVESQVILFSSQRAVPVGCFLEKGAILFQGGDGKKERFGLERLKIRGAHNLENLMAAIAGGKICGCPSEALQKVMEEFPGLEHRLEWVRDIDGVSFFNDSKGTNVGSVVKSLISFREPVWLIAGGKDKGGDYSPLKNIIVTQVKGMALIGEAQKRMLEALGGLTETVQLDTLEEAVHWAFSKASPGDVVLLSPACSSFDMFENYQDRGKRFKTIVQELSKHSLGEKSLTHGL, encoded by the coding sequence ATGGAACTAAAGGGTAAAAAAGTTCTCGTGGTTGGCTTGGCCCGGACAGGCGCGGCCACCGCACGGTTTTTGGCCCGGCAAGGCGTTAGGCTGAAAATATCGGAGGCCAAACCGGCGAAGGAAGTCGAGGCGGCCCGGAAAGCCCTACAAAATCTTCCGGTCGAATGGGAGTTGGGCGGTCACACCATCCAATTCTTTGGGGAAGTGGACCTAATCGTGGTCAGTCCGGGTGTGCCCATGGATATTGAGCCGCTGATGCAAGCCCGGGCCAAGGGGATTCAGGTAATCAGCGAAATGGAGTTGGCCTTCCAGTTCTTGCGCCGGCCGTTGATTGGTATCACGGGTACCAACGGAAAAACTACGACTACCACTTTGATTGGTGAGATGCTCCGGGCCAGCGGGAGGAAGGCCTTCGTTGGCGGCAATATCGGTAATCCCCTGATTGAGTACGTTGGCGGTCCTCAAGAGGAAGAATGGGTAGTGGCGGAAATCAGTAGCTTCCAGTTGGAAGGAATCGTGGATTTCCGGCCGCACATCAGCGTCCTCTTAAATATTACCGAGGACCATCTGGATCGATATCCCAATTTCCAGGAGTACATCCAGGCCAAAGGCAAAGTTTTCCAAAACCAGGGGAAAAATGATTACGCTTTGCTCAACGCCGATGATCCGCTTACCTTCCAGTTTGCCCACCGGGTAGAGTCCCAGGTGATTCTTTTCAGTTCCCAGAGGGCAGTGCCCGTGGGGTGTTTTTTGGAGAAAGGAGCCATTCTTTTCCAGGGAGGGGATGGGAAAAAAGAAAGATTTGGGTTGGAGCGGTTGAAAATTCGGGGGGCCCACAATTTGGAAAACTTAATGGCAGCGATTGCGGGGGGCAAAATTTGTGGCTGCCCGTCAGAAGCTTTGCAAAAAGTGATGGAGGAATTTCCCGGATTGGAGCACCGGTTGGAATGGGTGCGGGATATCGACGGAGTAAGTTTTTTTAACGATTCTAAGGGTACCAACGTAGGTTCGGTGGTGAAATCCCTGATAAGCTTCCGGGAGCCCGTCTGGCTGATCGCCGGAGGAAAGGACAAAGGTGGAGATTATAGCCCGCTGAAAAATATAATTGTTACCCAAGTAAAAGGAATGGCCCTGATCGGGGAGGCCCAAAAAAGGATGTTGGAAGCGTTGGGGGGGCTGACTGAGACAGTCCAATTGGATACCCTGGAGGAAGCTGTACATTGGGCATTTTCCAAGGCTTCTCCGGGTGATGTCGTTCTTCTTTCCCCCGCCTGTTCAAGCTTTGACATGTTTGAGAACTATCAAGACCGCGGGAAGCGTTTTAAAACCATCGTTCAGGAATTGAGTAAACATTCACTGGGGGAAAAATCTCTTACCCATGGCCTCTGA
- the ftsW gene encoding putative lipid II flippase FtsW: protein MASERRFDTLLLVTVMALVGLGVVMVYSASFAVAGQRFGDSYHFLKKQAIAAALGIPLMFFMAKMNYQRWQFLALPLLLLSLVLLGILILPGWRHEVGGSARWLKLSFLSFQPAELAKLALVIYLAHSLARKEGRMKSFSAGFLPYVIVLGVFFVLVLKQPDFGTGIVFAALVFIMLFVAGTRLLFLGSTRLAALPALLFLALRADYRKERLLTFLNPWSDPGNAGFQIIQSFLAFGAGKLFGVGLGDGKQKLFYLPEVHTDFILSVIGEELGLLGITVVIVLFALLIIRGFQICFRASDLFGAYLALGIATLMAVQTLLNMGVVMGLLPTKGSTLPFISYGGTSLIINLVAVGILLNISSRAVRVANENNNRRRGNGRTPLPGPGRG from the coding sequence ATGGCCTCTGAACGAAGATTCGATACCCTTCTTCTTGTTACCGTGATGGCCTTGGTGGGGTTGGGGGTCGTCATGGTCTATAGCGCCAGCTTCGCGGTCGCCGGACAGCGGTTTGGAGATTCCTATCATTTCTTGAAGAAGCAAGCCATCGCCGCGGCCTTAGGAATTCCTCTGATGTTTTTTATGGCGAAGATGAATTATCAGCGCTGGCAATTTTTGGCCCTTCCCCTTTTGCTGCTGAGCCTGGTGCTCTTAGGAATTCTGATCCTGCCAGGTTGGCGCCATGAAGTGGGGGGATCGGCCCGCTGGTTAAAGCTTTCTTTCCTGTCTTTTCAACCAGCGGAACTGGCTAAACTTGCCCTGGTTATTTATCTGGCGCACTCCTTGGCCAGGAAAGAAGGGAGGATGAAGAGCTTTAGCGCGGGTTTCCTTCCTTATGTGATTGTACTGGGAGTTTTTTTCGTCTTGGTTCTTAAACAACCCGACTTTGGAACCGGAATTGTCTTTGCTGCTTTGGTTTTTATTATGCTCTTTGTGGCGGGAACCCGGCTTCTTTTTCTGGGTTCCACCCGCCTGGCGGCCCTGCCGGCTTTACTTTTTTTGGCCTTGCGGGCGGATTACCGCAAGGAGAGGCTCCTTACCTTTTTAAATCCCTGGAGCGATCCGGGAAACGCCGGGTTCCAGATTATTCAGTCCTTTCTGGCTTTCGGTGCCGGAAAACTTTTCGGGGTGGGTCTCGGTGACGGCAAACAAAAACTCTTTTACCTTCCGGAAGTGCATACGGATTTCATCCTTTCCGTAATCGGGGAAGAGCTGGGGCTGCTGGGCATAACCGTGGTCATCGTACTTTTTGCTTTATTAATTATTCGTGGCTTTCAGATTTGCTTTCGGGCTTCCGACCTTTTCGGGGCCTATTTGGCCCTGGGAATCGCCACCTTGATGGCTGTTCAAACCCTCCTCAACATGGGTGTTGTCATGGGGTTGCTGCCGACGAAGGGGTCGACCCTTCCATTCATTAGTTATGGGGGAACATCATTGATCATCAATTTAGTGGCCGTAGGAATTCTTCTGAATATTTCTTCCCGCGCCGTGAGAGTTGCCAATGAAAATAATAATCGCCGGAGGGGGAACGGGAGGACACCTCTTCCCGGCCCTGGCCGTGGCTGA